The window ACCCTCTCCTGCGGCTGCACTTCGGAGAGCTGCACCCTCTCTCAGTTAAGCCGGATCGTCGGTGACCACAACGCCCCACCCATGACGATGCTCCTGGACGGAGGACCGCAGTTCCCGGGGCTGGGAGTAGGCAGCTTCGGGGCGCCGCGCCACCACGAGATGCCCAACCGTGAGTCAGCTGGCATGGGGCTGAATCCCTTCGGGGACTCAACCCACGCGGCTGCCGcagctgctgccgccgctgcctTCAAGCTGAGCCCGGCCGCGGCGCACGATTTGTCTTCTGGCCAGAGCTCGGCGTTCACGCCGCAGGGTTCGGGCTATGCCAACGCCCtgggccaccaccaccaccatcatcaccatcatcaccacgcCAGCCAGGTGCCCAGCTACGGCGGTGCTGCCTCCGCAGCCTTCAACTCTACGCGCGACTTTCTGTTTCGCCAGCGCAGCTCTGGGCTCAGCGAGGCGGCCTCGGGCAGCGGGCAGCACGGGCTGTTTGCGGGTTCCGCCAGCAGCCTACATGCTCCAGCTGGCATTCCTGAGCCCCCTGGCTACTTGCTGTTTCCTGGGCTGCATGAGCAAGGGGCCGGACACCCTTCGCCCACTGGGCACGTGGACAACAACCAGGTCCATCTGGGGCTGCGTGGGGAGCTCTTTGGTCGCGCCGACCCGTACCGCCCGGTAGCCAGCCCGCGCACGGATCCCTATGCGGCAGGCGCCCAGTTTCCGAACTACAGCCCCATGAACATGAACATGGGCGTGAACGTGGCGGCCCACCATGGCCCGGGCGCCTTCTTCCGTTACATGCGGCAGCCTATCAAGCAGGAGCTGTCGTGCAAGTGGATCGACGAGGCTCAGCTGAGCCGACCCAAGAAGAGCTGCGACCGGACCTTCAGCACCATGCACGAGCTGGTGACGCATGTCACCATGGAGCATGTGGGGGGCCCGGAGCAGAACAACCACGTCTGCTACTGGGAGGAGTGCCCCCGCGAGGGCAAGTCCTTCAAGGCGAAGTACAAACTGGTCAACCATATCCGTGTCCACACGGGCGAGAAGCCCTTCCCGTGCCCTTTCCCAGGCTGCGGGAAGATCTTCGCGCGCTCTGAGAACCTCAAGATCCACAAGAGAACCCACACAGGTAAGGAGGAAGGCAGGCGTGGCGCCGGCCCCCGAGTGGACTGGGAGCTCTGGGGGGAGAAGGGGTGGTGGCCACGGAGAGGGGCGGCGCCCCGCCGAGGCCGTGCCGAAAGGAGCGCTGTCAGTGCCCCTGCAGCcctcccccctcccgccccccatCGCCTCTTCCCGGGCCGACGGCTCCACGGTCTCGCGAACTAATTGGGACCTCCTAGCACCCAGGAACAAACTGGTGCCGCCTCTTTTTGTCTCCCTTTCTAGGTTCCTAAGAAGGGACTCGGAATGTGTTGAGAGCGTATTGCTTACAGGCGATTTAGCTCTCCGCACACATTCGAAGAAGGCCACCATACAAATGCTAATGAAAACTAACTTTCCTCTTACTTCCGctctttttttacatttgattGGCACATCTGCTAATTAAATGACTGATACTTTTGTcaaactatttttatttggagTTCCAGGTTCAATTCAGTGCTCCGGGAGGAAAGCTGAAGTATAGAAAAGACACCACGGTTTCGTGGCTTGTTCAGAACAATTCAGaacatcttgtaaaaaaaaaaaaaaaactgtagcgCCTGGATTGATATAGTTTTCGCTTTTCCAACGTTAAATACGGCTCCCAAGGGCTTTTAATACTGGGCTTAGCAAAACCATTGcatttgaaagagacaaattaAAAGGTACAAAGAAGCAGCTTGAGTAGGGTTGTCTCATCACTGGCCCATTGTCCCTGCTAGATCGGTTGTGCCGAAGTGCCGGCGGAACTGGTCCTCACAGTGCGATCTTTGGGCCAGGTGGGGACGAACCACCGTTCAGAGAAACTGCCCAAGCGCCTGGGGCTTCGCCGTCCTGCCAGAACAAAGGGATGCTGGAGTTCTGGGccgatcctggcccagccccgtccCGGACCATCACCGCTTAAGGCATCACTCTACCAAACGCTCTCCATTTTTCTCCAGGGAAAATAGATGCCGCGGCCGCCCGCAGTCGGCGCTCCCTCTCCGGGAAAACCGCCCGCCAGGCGTCCACTCTTCGTTGCCCGGCTTTGGGAAACTCTTAGCCCTGACTGAATTTTTGCCCTCCTTTGCCTTTTTGCCTTTGGCAGGTGAGAAACCGTTCAAATGTGAATTTGAAGGCTGTGACAGACGCTTTGCCAACAGCAGCGACCGCAAGaagcacatgcatgtgcacacctCGGATAAACCATATATCTGCAAAGTGTGCGACAAGTCCTACACGCACCCGAGTTCCCTGCGCAAACACATGAAGGTAATTACCTCTTTATTAGCGGTCGGCGGTTTGTAAACACTCGGCCCTACAGCGGGCCGAGGAACGGAAGTGcccactgtggcacatctactatCCTCCAGGTTCAATCCGATTTACTCTAGCGGTGACACCTTGAACACATTTTGGGGACCCGGAGGGTGGGGCGAGAGAGCAGagttgggaggaggaggaggaggaagcgcaGGGAACAGTCTGTTGTTTAACTGGGAAGCTCTAGCCGAGCTCGCCTAGCTGGAGGTTGCAGCGGCTTCTCTTTGCCGGCTCAGCCCGCGGCAGGAACACATTGTGGCCCCACAAACCCGAGGGTGGGCGCTTCATTCGTCTTCTAGCTCCCGATAAAACAATAGGGCCAAGGAGCAGGGTCTGatccaccctcccccccccccccgcttgtCTAAGACGTCCGCGGCGCCCAGCACCTCTGTGCCACCCTTCTTTGGACCTGCTTTCCGAAGCTGAAAGTGATTTGGGGAAAACTGGGCCCAGAGCGACTATTTTACACAGCCCCATCAGGCTAGCCACTTGGAAAGCACTTTGGAAGTGAGTGGCTCAACTAAAACGGAGTACTCTATTCCCTTTGCTATAATGCCAGTGGTCAGACCGTAGCTGGGTTGTTGCGACCCTTGTCTGGGTTTTCCAGACATCGGTAATACGGAAATTTTTAATTGGGTCACTGGGCGGTCTGTTAGAGTGCTTGAATTCTGCTCTTGTTTTTGCTTGTACGTTGCCAGTTGGAATTATATTCATTATAATATATACATGTTAATTTTAGGTCCATGAATCTCAAGGGTCAGATTCCTCCCCTGCTGCCAGTTCAGGCTATGAATCCTCCACTCCACCCGCCATAGCTTCTGCAAACAGTAAAGATACCACTAAAACCCCTTCTGCAGTTCAAACTAGCGCCAGCCACAACCCTGCACTTCCTCCCAATTTTAACGAATGGTACGTCTGAggacaaacacaaacacacaccctgtTAACAGTAGAACGGACCAAATGCATTTTACAAAGGAAACTGAGACCAATGAAACGGAAATGGAGTTTTAATGCAAGAGGCTATACATAGGGCTACATCTTGTTCATTGCAATTGTCCAGGAAGGTTTTGGGCAAGATCCAAAAGTAACCCAAGCCCTTTTCTCAGGATAAGAAAATGTTTTGAcatttgaaggattttttttcttttgcaaaatctTGTCACTGttttttcctccccttcctcttgcTCTCTGCACATTCCATCCTTAAACTCCTTAAATTCATTTAAATGCTTGTCCTGTTTCTTGAGAGGAAGTTACAGAAGGcttggtggtggtgctgatgtTACCCTGATGGAAATTCTTCGCCTTAGTGGTGATTGTTTAAACTCTCACAGTCTTAAACCGTGCCAAAGTCCTGTTATGTCTTGAACTTTTCCTCAAAGCATTACACTTGTGAATGTATCTTTGTCTAATGGGGTCGAAACTGTTGTTCAGTATTTTTTCAGGCTGAGGATGTGATGTTACGCTGCACAGATTGTGATGTTTAGTATACAATTGCCTTTTGTAAtaacttttctttgtaaatacatATCCATTGATGCCATATTTATCGTTTGTAATTTAATTATTGCTACAAGTGCCGGGAACTGAACAATATTTATGGAGAAATGTTTTCTAACAAATTCTGTACAGCTTTTGATTATAACTGCTTTAGCATTAAAAGTTTATTGTTTTGAAAGACGAACACAGAAGTTACAATTTTTGAACCACTGACTCGGTTCTCTTGTAACAGCCTCCTTTATTCAAAGAGGCTTCGTGAGCAAATTCAGTCTTGTGTGTTGGTATTTATAATTCACGCAGATCccttttttaattgttaaattatttttctattgcaGTAGAGATTCCTTACTGTGTCAGTGTCCATCtggaaagaccctcctctctttaGGTCAGATGGTTGTTTAAATGAGAGTTTAGATGTTTGTCCTGGATTTTTGGCATGCAAATCAAATACCAATGCAGTTAGTGGCCATGACATCTCAATCTTGTACTTCAAAAAGTGAGAGGCCGGATTTAATCATCCCTAGCctacatatataaacacaaggTAACCTAACGAGTTTTCTGTCCCTTGGTTCTTTATTACcttacatgaaaatgaaaattgtgGCAGGATGCATGTCTGTTCTATCTAGTCACCCATACAcctatatatatgtttgtatctaTGATTTATCTAATCTGCCTATCAAAATATCTAGCTATctatatattttcaaatgataGCACATGTCTGCAACAGTGGTGATGAGGAAGGCCAGTTGAACAGTGCTTACTTATGGTTAAAGTGCTTCTTAAAATAAATGTAGTCCATTTAAATtttggaaggcaaaggctgaTTTGTTTGCTGTATATAGTTCAGTTCATAATTGGCACGATTATTCATAACATTTATATAGCGGTGTAATAACTGCAGCCGGTCTGATACATTgtggaaagaaaaacatttgcaaaatttgtatttttaaagttcatggtttGTAGGCAAAGTTGTTAAGAGCATTGTTTCCATTAAAATCAATAACAATGAAAAACGGTTGTTTGCTTTGTGATAAAAATGTTAACAATCTATTTACTCTTTACTGAAACAACTCCTTTGGACAAACAGTTCTTTTACAGTGGTTATATGGCAAAGAAACTGATGTCTATTTTGGGGGTTGGAGTGGGTAGAGTAAtgagacctttttttttattagggtgctgttttttatttgagagcCCAATCTCTGTGTGAATGCCAGAAAGGTGGAGATAAGGAATTGTAAAGTACTTAGAAATGTAATGAATAGGCTTAAGTACCTCCTTCTCTTTAAGGGGCAGCGCTCTAGGTTTTTTTGGTGGCAGTCAATTTGGTATTTAATCATTCTCAATTCTAGAGCtttgtttattgttctttttgaaaaaaaaaataaagccttggcccattttatttatgttataacatttttgtatttggtgccctatttattttcatgttccaTAAATCAGCCTGCTGTTGAAATGCTTAGGGAACTGATGATTAAAAGAAACTTGGATTCCCTGGATGCAGTTGAAGCTATCTAGTTTAAGTTATGTGCTCATCTTTGTCGACAGATAATTATTGACCGTTTCTAATTGCAAGTTGCTTTGGAGGCTTTTTTCCCTTTGGTGGAGGATGGTGTCTTTCGATTTGAATTCCAACAACAGATTGGGATGACTATGCATGTAATCTGAGCAGGTAATCTGGTCAGTTTACTAGTCCCAGTTTAGACCTTCCAAGCTTGACCTTGACATTGAGAGTACTAGACTAGCTTCCTATCTGGGGAGCTTTCCTTCACTttcaaaccagagctcatatTTAAATGTTCTGGGTTTTCAAGAGAGTGTAGATTCATAAATACTGGCTCTGAATGTGTACCACTGGAAAGCCTAAATATTGTTTTCCTTCTGATATACAGTGAATTCCCACAATTTCTCTGTTTTGTCTACACCCCCAGTCCAACCTAACCTAACCCGGAAGAAGAATGATGGATTGGGTGCAGGTGTCACTTGGAAACAGGCTTTGCCCAAATTAAACACATTATGTAACTCCTCAGGGGATCCccaagggtttttgtttttcttttcagtagTTTTGAAATTTTCCTACTGTAAAATTTTAGGGTGATGTATTATAAATGTCTTAAGAGTGGAAGACTTCTGCTAACAGTGATATCTGCTGGTAAGAGAATTTAAAGCTTTACCCCCTACTACCTCTAATTCAGGTGTAGCATATCGCATAATTAGATCTTCCACCATTGTCATCTGTatagcaaaaacaacaaaaaaatcatcgTGGTAGAaaactctgtatttttttttacaaattttctgTATGTAATTTGGCTCTGAAGTACATATTTATGTTCTTGAATTTTCAGTCAATAAAGTTAACACAGCCACtgcctgaaaaaaatatataagaaatgTTCAAGCCGGAAGTCCAGGCTAGGTTCTTCGTCACTTACTTGCCATGTTTCTTGCTGCACCTGGTAGAAACCTTTGTTTTAAAGTCCACTAACTTTTCAACACCGAAACTAGCATACAAAGAGAATCACCTATAGAAGAGGAAGGCAAGTATAGGCTGAGGCAAGGCAAGCCTCGCTCCTTCAGTGTGGGAGGTTCAAGAGCAGGATCCGAGCTGCGCGGGGGTTGGGGGGGCGTGGAGACCAACATGGATGGACTCACAAAGCGCGCGCGCACACTCACACGCGGGAAAGTCTGGCTTCTGGACGTGTTCGTCTGTTCCCCCGCCCCGCGTTGatgtccgctgctttccccaCGGTTCCgtctcccttttttccttccaaaAGATCCCACTATCCTCAGCAAATGAGAAAATGTGTAGGAGCATTTTAACCGAGTTGAAGCAAGACGAGCCCCTCCCCTGCAGAGCGGATCTTCTGGCCTCTTGTCCTCATCTACCAGTTGGGCTTTGGCCAGGCAGGTCTCGGAAGTCGGGACACCGGCTTgactggcccctggcccctcaTCCGCGAGCCTAGGGTCCCTGTCCACACCAAATAACTGCAAGTCCTTGTGCAGGCCTGAGCCAGGGGGAGGGGACCTCATTTCCTAGGGTCAATTCTCTCGCGGTTTCTGCCCGCTGACCCTTTGACCTCCACCTACAGGGCCCTTGGCGGCCGTAAGCCGGAGGTCGCCCGGGCTCCGAGGACGCTTCGCGCCCCATCGCCTCCCGGCCTCATTAGGACGGCGGGGCTGTAAAGCAGGAATCGGCCGCTGCCTAATCCGGACCTGGGGTCAATACGAGCCCAAACAATGGTGAGCTCCGAAGGCCACTGCGCAGCACAGGCCGCAAACTTTGTGTTCGTTTTGTCTAaggcggtgggggtggggcggtgGGGAAGGTGCTGCTGTTCATGCACCCTCAAGGCAGCTTCGCCAGTCGGCGTGCACTCCGCGTCCGTCCCCTCTCTCGACCCTCCGGTCTCTCATCACCTGAGTAGGAGGGGGCGACGAGGCCGCCGTCCTGATTGGCGACCCGCGCAGGGGCCCGACTGGCTGCCCGAAGGAGGCCACCTCTACGCCGGGAACCCACTTTGAAGTGGGTTTTTAGCAAGCACGTGTTAGAGCCGGGCCAGGGCTGCGCGGGGACCCGCTGGGAGGAAAGCGGAGGCTCCGGCCGgggccccaacccctccccgacTCCCCGTGGCTCCGGCCTTTTCATGCCGCGGCCGGGGGCCGCTAGATCTCCCCCCACACACCCGGAGCACCGACTGCCGCGCCGCGCGCAGGCGCACAACTCGCAGCCGTCGGGTCAGATTGTGCTGCGAGGGGGTAGGGGGAGAGTTGAAAGCAGCTTTGCAGCGCCCTGGTATCAGCTGAGGCTTGAGGGAAAGAGAGGATTCGAGAAGGGGGGTTGGTTTTGGGGCGGCTCTGGAGTCGCGAACATGGCGGCCGGATGCGAACCCCCGCTGCGCGCAGCGAAGCCCAACCCGAGGGCTGCGGAACAGTCCTGTGCTGGAAACTCCTTCGCTCTAGCGATGGAACGCAAAATTGTTCAGAGACGAAGCATGCAAGTTTTTTCCCGGGCATTCTCCTGGGAGACTCGTCTGTCTTTATAAGGGTTGGGGTGCCTAGGAGTCCTGGACAGAAAACCCGCTCGAGGCCCCCTCACTCTCCCGGCCTGTCTTAAACATTTCTCCCTGGCTCTCGAGTCGGAGCTGCCATGGTGAATTGCCCCAGCTGGGATTCCACTGCAACTTAAGAGTTCCTAAAAATGCGCAAGGGTGGATACTGTGTTCGCTTCCCAGGCCAGTGGTGATCCCGTAAGCGGGGTAAAACGTAGCTACCATTTCCAAATAAATTGTCCCCGGTCTGTCAACATACACTGCAAGTTCAAGCCCTAAACATCTCATTTCAACGTGAGCGTCTGAAAACACAGGGGTTATGTGTTGTATGCGCTGGCGCGCCTCAGTTACAAAGCTTACCTTAAGgtcaagaaagaaagcaagccacaAGCCCGAAAACTTTCGTTCATCTATTGCTTCACTGCATTAATAACCTTACAAAAGCAACCCCGGAACTCTGGGGTCTCGAGCTCCAGTTTTCCCCGCTGGGGGGGAAAATGCTGTGGATTCACCTTACGGAGAGAGAAATCTGCTATTTAAAGGTGCGGTGATTGGCCCCCAGCTTCTCTAGGCAACTCTTCCAGGTTGCGTCTTGGCGGGGACCAGCAGTAAAGGCGGTGCTCTAGGGGTTGCCCCATGCCATTTGGGCTCCTGAGGGTGTGGGCCAGTTACCGAGGGCCACCTTGGGACGGGCCCCAGGTGGGTGGGCAAGTCATTAGCAAGACTGGCCCAgatctggggtggggggaatctgCAAAACAGTGCCTTTATCTTCCAGAGGACAATTGATGGGGttgtctttcctccttttcagTGCACAAAGCAGATCGCTTTGGAGCAAGAATTTGGACTATGCATTTAAGTTGTCTCGCTTTGCATTGGAAACCATCGGGCAATTAAAATAAGCTTGCCCCGTAGTATTTTGCGTTCTTTTCTTCTGTGTGATTCCTGCAAGTCAAAGAGATTGCAGCCTCTGCAGCAGTTTGGAAACTTATTTTGAAATTGCCACCaagcatttgtgttttttttttttttcctttttctgtgggTGAAATTTCCTTCCCAGTCCCAAACACttgcccccaccccctgcactggGGTAGCATATTGACATCTTTGGAGAAATCAAAGGAAATAAACGGTGCTTgctgtatattttatatttccatGCTACAGTTTCGAGCCTGAGGTTTGAACCTTTTTCTTGTCTAAATCTCTCGGTATTAAAAGCGTGGGGGTAGGAGTGGGGGTTcattaaactgaaaaaaagaaaaaccctccaGCCTGTAGTTAGATAGGGATATGGCCCTTTAAGAATGATAGAGCTCCGAATGTTTCTTTTAAATGGACTTCAAAATCAAACGAAAATGCTTTGGCTGACTGTTTCCCCAGGATACCTGCAGTGTTCTTTGGGCCATTTGACATGGCGAAGTGGGTTGATTTTCATAGGAGTTAGGTGAATGGAATTTCTCAAAACCTAGGCAAGTGATGAATTAGTAGGGCTCTTATATTTGTTTGAGTGATGACTTCAAAGGACGCTGCTTTTCTCACTGAGCTGTGATTTCTATCATAACTACTGAAATATACAGCTTGGAAAACACTAAGTTTGCAGGATGCATTTGAATGGAGATGATTAGAGACCTTGTGTTGCTAGTAACTTTTAACAGGAGCATAACTTCTTTGAATATCGGAAAAACTCATTTccgaaaaatttttaaaactaacgAAAATGTCCTCATTTACAAAGCATCCAGCAAACCcagaaattttgttttccatcttaCGTTCGTGCTGTTGACTGATGTTTACTGATGGACGCATAGAAATCTAAGTCTACATTAACTATCAAAATAGCTTGTGCCAGATGTCACGTTTGTGTTTGATCTCCTATAAGGTGTATATGTTGTCTAATGGGCCTTAAGAAAATCTAACCTGTGTAAAGAACCATTTGATCAGAAGGTGTTAAAAATAAGtgatttcatcttcttttttgtttgtttgtttccaactAGCAACTAAAACAACATATCCACGTACTATTTTATGACATTCTTCtaacaaaaaaacttaaaaaaacctgtggcCTGTCTTGACCTATCTgcaattcccttttttttttttttttttttttttttgctagtgttGTCCTGTCTCTAATTCGTGATGAACTTGATACTGACGTTGGTATGCGGCAGCCAGCCCTGCATAACTCTCCCTATCCTAAATGCAGGGTTAATGCTGTACCTACTGTGCAAGAAATGATTTACTGATGAGGTTTCAAAGAAAATCACATCAATTTGGATGTCTGTTACCTTGAAGTGATCATTTTAAAGAGTAGTAACTTCTTCCCTAGGTATAAAAAGACTATTTTCTTCTTTGGGTATATTTCATTCTGTGTTGAGCAATCATTTGtgaaatggaaaagcaaaaaatTCCCCCCTCCAATTTAGTACTTTTAAATGGGAAGAGGGAGGTGAAGTCTGGCCTGATTCCTAACTCAATCTGCCTCGTTTGGATCTCGCTGAAAATCTTTCTCAAATGTCTGCATTCCACATGTAGAACTGAAAAGTCGAAGATTCAAAATGCGAATGCTTGCTTTGTTACTTTCCTGTTTGTATCAAATGTCAGTACCCAGCATCCCTACAGTTGTTCTAtgacaaataaaatctttgaaattattcttgtgattattgttttattacaGTAACAGCTCTAGCACAGCACATGCATAACCCTGATTAACCTGTTGAACCGTGACAATTTGTATTCCACGCATGTTTTTCATGTGGTAGCTGGGCTTTTTCATTAAGCAGTGATACTGGTGGTGGTGTCATGGTGAACCCTCTGAACATACCCCAAACAATGGTTTTGAGCTCCGGAGCTGAGGGCCAGAGCCTAGGGAGGGCAGGCGAAGAATTCAGAGCCAAGGATCCACTGGGGCTGATTGGGAGGAAGGAGTGGAGGCAGGAGtttccagagggaaaaaaattgcatttgaaGCTGCACTATTTAATTGAGAAAGTGagggaaagattaaaaaaaaaaaaaaaaaagcaaaatgggcccggcagcgtggcctagtggctaaagtcctcgccttgaaatccccgggatcccatatgggcgccggttctaatcccaacagctccacttcccgtccagctccctgcttgtggcctgggaaagcagtcgaggacggcccaatgcattgggaccctgcacccgcatgagagacctggaagaggttccaggttcccggcatcgaatcggcgcagcaccggcccgttgcggctcacttggggagtgaatcatcggacggaagatcttcctctctgtctctcctcctctctgtatatctggctgtaataaaatgaataaatctttaaaaaaaaaaagcaaaagatgaaAAGGGCTCTCTGGCATCCAGAGAGGGGACACTGCAGCATTGCATCGTATCATGGCACATATACAGTGTTCAGAAGCATGAAGTGCTTCTTTGGGGTAGGCGTCTTGGCAACCATTGTTCAAAACAGTATCGTGTGCTGGCATGGTATGTAGGCTaaacttccacctgtggcactggcatcccatatggctgctctacttctggattcagctccctgctcaagtctttttttttttttttaagatttatttatttttattgcaaagtcagatatacagagaggaggagagacagagaggaagatcttccgccgaTGGTTCAcgacccaagtggccacaatggctggagctgagccaattcaaagccaggagccaggaacttcttccaggtctcccacatgggtgcagggtcccaaggctttgggccatcctctactgctttcctaggccacaaacagggagctggatgggaagtggagcagctgggacagcaacaagcacccacatgggatcccgtcatttgcaaggtgaggatttagccattgagttatcatgctggacccaagttttatatatatgtatacacacacatacatatataatttatttgtatatattgggtccagttaaatatatatattaaatatatatcaatatatattatatataatatatattaatatatatatttttaagaaaacacagCATCATGAAATATATGTGTTATTAAACCACAAGTCATTAATTAACTGCAATATTGGAGACCATGAAGACACTTTGGAGAGATTCTTCCAACTCAAGACACTTGATTCCTCATCTttagttttttgaagatttatttatttttacttgaaaggcagagttactgagaaagaagcaaagattttccatctgctgattcactccccaaattgccatgaTGGCCACAACTAGGcaggtcctaagccaggagccaggcacttcctgtCCCCTTACCAccagtctcccagatgggtgcaggggctcagggatttagtccatcctctgctgctctcccaggcgcattagcaagaagctggatcagaagtggagcagttgtgacTCTCACCAGTGCCCTTAccggatgccagtgctgcagatgcCATCCTAAATTTAACATCTGCAATCTAGCATGATCTGTAAATGGCTGGTCATCAATCTGTTTATTTGGCATGATGGTGCCATGATGAAACAATGTGAAATTGCAGCTTGAATAGACTACAGTGCTATTGTCTTTCAGATccagttttattaaaatgttcaGTAAGAAGGCTGATGATATTGTAAACCTTCAGTAGTGGGAGGAGAGCTCATCTCCCTCTCATTCCTGCAGTTCATTGACATAAAAAGTAGGAGATTGCACC is drawn from Ochotona princeps isolate mOchPri1 chromosome X, mOchPri1.hap1, whole genome shotgun sequence and contains these coding sequences:
- the ZIC3 gene encoding zinc finger protein ZIC 3, coding for MRPYRKAPWALGDSGSYGKLQPLVTPWGSLSSIPQLPTLSCGCTSESCTLSQLSRIVGDHNAPPMTMLLDGGPQFPGLGVGSFGAPRHHEMPNRESAGMGLNPFGDSTHAAAAAAAAAAFKLSPAAAHDLSSGQSSAFTPQGSGYANALGHHHHHHHHHHHASQVPSYGGAASAAFNSTRDFLFRQRSSGLSEAASGSGQHGLFAGSASSLHAPAGIPEPPGYLLFPGLHEQGAGHPSPTGHVDNNQVHLGLRGELFGRADPYRPVASPRTDPYAAGAQFPNYSPMNMNMGVNVAAHHGPGAFFRYMRQPIKQELSCKWIDEAQLSRPKKSCDRTFSTMHELVTHVTMEHVGGPEQNNHVCYWEECPREGKSFKAKYKLVNHIRVHTGEKPFPCPFPGCGKIFARSENLKIHKRTHTGEKPFKCEFEGCDRRFANSSDRKKHMHVHTSDKPYICKVCDKSYTHPSSLRKHMKVHESQGSDSSPAASSGYESSTPPAIASANSKDTTKTPSAVQTSASHNPALPPNFNEWYV